From Echinicola soli, a single genomic window includes:
- a CDS encoding fasciclin domain-containing protein: MKIKYKYLLVVLLFGMLSCKDQWDEHNEAPAELNLDLVQLMQTDPELSTFVEMVEKVGLDKQIASGAYTVWAPSNMALQGLPESISGNADALKLFVQNHVGYQEHMSYEAEETSIRIKMLNGKVNVLNQTSITSVDQSAGFEYADKLAKNGVLNKVDAYLAPKRNVWQIVRENSTNPVSQLVMGMAVTDTLTNETTNYFQYDVADLSIEDSTYTFFLLSDEAYATFKGEMEPYFKDTLPETEILSRPLSLGLSKDLVFTTAYYDDVPDTILSVDSVKVAFHPDQVLEKINASNGVVYILEGYDYKLSDKIPEIKIEGEFYDGLSDGSGPVNVRAKSWASNERDLLVINSGISGYNVAYRVPQAHSTKYDIYWRAVNDDYIPRTNEQRIAIDSVANDLFGYHAVVPNTYEEVFVGQHEVQNYGDLRLLLTSYTSTSNDWNSMVLDYIRLVPVFE, translated from the coding sequence ATGAAAATAAAATATAAATATCTCCTAGTGGTTTTATTATTTGGGATGCTGTCCTGTAAAGATCAGTGGGATGAACACAATGAAGCACCAGCTGAACTAAACCTTGATCTGGTCCAGCTGATGCAGACAGACCCCGAACTGAGCACCTTTGTGGAAATGGTCGAGAAAGTCGGATTGGACAAACAGATTGCTTCGGGAGCCTATACCGTTTGGGCTCCCAGTAATATGGCACTTCAAGGGCTTCCGGAGAGCATTAGCGGCAATGCTGATGCCCTGAAACTGTTTGTTCAAAATCATGTCGGCTATCAGGAACATATGAGCTATGAGGCTGAGGAGACCTCCATCAGGATAAAGATGCTCAATGGGAAGGTCAATGTCCTGAACCAAACGAGTATCACTTCTGTGGATCAGAGCGCGGGTTTTGAATATGCTGATAAATTGGCGAAAAATGGAGTGCTCAACAAGGTCGATGCTTACCTAGCTCCTAAGAGAAATGTTTGGCAAATCGTTAGGGAAAACAGCACGAACCCTGTGAGCCAGTTGGTGATGGGCATGGCTGTGACCGATACCCTGACCAATGAGACGACAAATTACTTTCAGTACGATGTGGCTGACCTGAGTATCGAAGACAGTACTTATACATTTTTCCTGCTGAGTGATGAGGCTTATGCGACTTTTAAAGGAGAAATGGAGCCTTATTTCAAGGATACGCTTCCTGAGACCGAGATCCTGTCACGACCATTGTCACTGGGGCTTTCCAAAGACTTGGTGTTTACGACAGCCTATTATGACGATGTGCCCGATACCATCCTTTCAGTGGACAGTGTCAAAGTGGCCTTTCATCCTGATCAGGTACTGGAAAAGATCAATGCCTCCAATGGGGTGGTATATATCTTGGAAGGATATGATTATAAGCTATCTGATAAAATCCCAGAGATCAAAATCGAAGGAGAATTTTACGATGGATTGAGTGATGGTTCCGGGCCGGTAAATGTTAGGGCGAAATCCTGGGCTTCCAACGAACGTGACCTACTGGTGATCAACAGTGGGATTTCTGGATACAATGTTGCCTACCGGGTTCCTCAAGCACATTCTACCAAATATGATATTTATTGGAGGGCGGTAAACGATGATTACATTCCCCGAACCAATGAACAGCGGATCGCAATTGACTCAGTGGCGAACGATTTATTTGGTTATCATGCGGTGGTGCCCAATACCTATGAGGAGGTCTTTGTGGGACAGCACGAAGTGCAGAATTATGGAGACCTCAGGCTGTTGCTGACCTCATATACCAGTACGAGTAACGATTGGAATAGCATGGTGCTGGATTATATACGTTTGGTTCCGGTATTTGAATAA
- a CDS encoding rhamnogalacturonan lyase, with the protein MLTNLLKNGKVLHLAVLLSFTCISFSTSAQNLRQMEALDRGLVAIPTEEGGNFVSWRVLGTEPEDISFNLYRVTASDDHKKLNPIPLTKSSSFLDKAATGKDVSYEVRAVIDGEEQQGTNPAAVWKEDYLSISLQTPEGYMPNDASVGDLNGDGQYEIVLHQAGKTHDNSHKGLTDPPILQAYTLEGEMLWEINLGKNIRDGAHYTQFMVYDLDGDGKAEVACKTADGTTDGVGSVIGDPEADWRNADGYILEGPEFLTIFDGQTGKALATTDYIPARYPGKLHPTTEELKSLWGDGYGNRMDRFLAGIAYLDGERPSLIMTRGYYTRSVLAAWNWRDGELTEVWTFDSEDGDPDHKAYSGQGYHSLSVGDIDEDGKDEIVFGAMAIDDDGTGIYSTGLGHGDALHLSDIDPERPGMEVFGIHEHARHEHGTNLRDAATGEIIWSYPSPDVGRGLAIDIDPRYQGYECWASGDGLHGLWNVKGEMISENKPRSCNMGIWWDGDLLREILNGVDIDKWDFENAQSERIFTGEDFKMAKNNGTKSNPALCADIFGDWREELIGRTADGSELRIFSTTIPTEYRFYTLMHDPVYRLSIAWQNVAYNQPAHTGFYLGAGMAKPPKPRIRTK; encoded by the coding sequence ATGTTAACCAACTTATTAAAAAACGGCAAGGTACTACACCTTGCCGTTCTACTTTCATTCACTTGTATTTCATTTTCCACATCTGCCCAAAACCTACGGCAGATGGAAGCCCTGGACAGGGGGCTAGTGGCTATACCCACTGAAGAGGGAGGGAACTTTGTCAGCTGGCGGGTGCTTGGCACAGAACCGGAAGATATCAGCTTTAACCTTTACCGGGTTACGGCATCAGATGATCATAAAAAACTTAATCCCATCCCATTGACCAAGTCCAGCAGTTTTTTGGATAAAGCAGCTACCGGAAAGGATGTTTCCTATGAAGTAAGAGCTGTCATTGATGGCGAAGAGCAGCAAGGAACAAACCCTGCCGCTGTATGGAAAGAAGACTACCTGTCTATCTCCCTCCAAACCCCCGAAGGCTATATGCCCAATGATGCTTCCGTGGGGGACCTGAATGGAGACGGTCAATACGAAATCGTCCTGCATCAGGCGGGCAAAACACACGATAATTCCCATAAGGGCTTAACTGACCCGCCTATCCTGCAGGCCTACACGCTAGAGGGAGAAATGCTATGGGAAATCAATTTGGGCAAGAACATCAGAGATGGTGCCCACTACACGCAGTTTATGGTCTACGACCTGGATGGCGACGGCAAGGCAGAGGTGGCCTGTAAAACCGCAGATGGCACCACTGACGGCGTAGGGAGTGTAATAGGAGATCCGGAAGCCGATTGGCGTAATGCAGATGGCTATATACTGGAAGGACCGGAATTCCTGACGATTTTTGATGGCCAAACGGGCAAAGCATTGGCGACCACTGATTATATTCCTGCAAGATATCCCGGAAAATTACACCCCACCACAGAAGAACTCAAATCCCTTTGGGGTGATGGCTATGGCAATCGTATGGATCGGTTTCTGGCAGGGATTGCCTATCTGGACGGGGAGCGGCCGAGCCTGATCATGACACGGGGATATTATACCCGGTCAGTCCTTGCTGCCTGGAACTGGCGGGATGGGGAATTGACCGAAGTGTGGACCTTTGACAGTGAAGATGGGGATCCTGACCATAAAGCCTATAGCGGCCAGGGGTACCACAGCCTTTCCGTAGGAGATATTGATGAAGACGGCAAAGATGAGATTGTCTTTGGTGCCATGGCCATTGATGATGATGGTACCGGCATTTACAGCACAGGTTTGGGGCATGGAGATGCACTTCACCTATCAGATATCGATCCGGAGCGTCCGGGGATGGAGGTCTTTGGCATTCATGAACATGCCAGGCACGAGCATGGAACGAATTTACGAGACGCAGCTACCGGCGAGATCATTTGGTCTTACCCTTCCCCTGATGTTGGACGTGGTTTGGCCATCGATATAGATCCGCGGTACCAAGGGTACGAATGCTGGGCTTCAGGAGATGGGCTGCATGGCCTCTGGAATGTAAAAGGTGAAATGATTTCCGAAAACAAACCCCGCTCCTGCAATATGGGCATCTGGTGGGACGGCGACCTGTTGCGTGAAATACTCAATGGAGTGGATATCGACAAATGGGATTTTGAGAATGCGCAGTCCGAACGGATATTTACCGGTGAGGATTTCAAAATGGCTAAAAACAACGGCACCAAATCCAATCCGGCACTTTGTGCGGATATCTTTGGAGACTGGCGGGAAGAGTTGATTGGAAGGACAGCTGATGGAAGTGAATTGAGAATTTTCAGCACAACTATCCCTACGGAATACCGCTTTTATACGTTGATGCATGATCCAGTGTATCGCCTGAGCATTGCCTGGCAGAACGTGGCGTATAACCAGCCGGCCCACACGGGATTTTACCTGGGAGCCGGCATGGCCAAACCGCCAAAGCCAAGGATTCGTACTAAGTAG
- a CDS encoding RagB/SusD family nutrient uptake outer membrane protein, whose protein sequence is MKLKHIPVKKYLGMALLGLGLCSCSGMLEVEPVTELNKDNYYQNEFDADAAVIGVYGEFLKLAEYYVVLNEVRADLMEPTFMADQSLIDLSNHSVVASDDNKYADPKPFYRVILNCNEVLEGLRKMRDENRITEEQFSQRYSDVGAVRSWVYLQLGIHFGEVPYVTESIVSINDVNNPALFPQLALPELIDELIKFMESLPYLDRYPSNIGLVGTSNGYDVSRFFIPKRGLLGELYLWNGNYTQAAEMYRYIMETASRDFSAGGEYYNNLRIGWGGSGDFDMRYDKENDIRTLVNSPSAGWKHIFGIGSGERYEKQVWTWVIHYDSDFAPEYPFVRLFSNSGRGEYQLMPSKSILEMWKSETQWNDFEFDARGMLSTENWGTTDPEIGKYTVRYDPVTEPLKEGGKWFLERAASVHLKFAEAANRDDLDSISKLSRALINEGIPGAYRPEDFSGDDVTEIMNTLFYPYPYDFDGRQGNFPYYRGPWYRHIGIRGRAYLPPKQLPEEITSEQEEKEWTEDLIIDEMAKELAFEGHRWPQLLRIAMRRNDPSVLADRVYDKMSKSNNPETVGRAAGVRAKLMAGDWFLPFHWEE, encoded by the coding sequence ATGAAATTGAAACATATTCCTGTTAAAAAATATTTGGGTATGGCATTGTTGGGACTTGGGCTCTGCTCATGTTCGGGAATGCTGGAAGTGGAACCTGTCACTGAGCTGAACAAAGACAACTATTATCAAAATGAATTTGATGCGGATGCCGCCGTGATCGGTGTGTATGGCGAATTTCTGAAGCTGGCAGAGTACTATGTCGTGCTTAATGAAGTAAGGGCCGACCTGATGGAGCCTACATTTATGGCAGATCAAAGTCTGATTGATCTAAGTAACCATAGCGTAGTAGCATCCGATGATAATAAATATGCTGATCCCAAGCCTTTTTATAGGGTGATTTTGAACTGCAATGAGGTATTGGAAGGGTTGCGGAAAATGCGGGATGAAAATAGGATTACCGAAGAGCAGTTTAGCCAGCGGTATTCCGATGTCGGAGCGGTAAGGTCTTGGGTTTATCTCCAGTTGGGCATCCATTTCGGAGAAGTACCCTATGTGACTGAGAGCATAGTATCCATTAATGATGTCAATAACCCTGCATTGTTCCCGCAACTGGCCTTGCCCGAATTGATTGATGAGCTCATCAAATTTATGGAGAGTCTTCCCTATCTTGATAGATATCCATCTAATATCGGATTGGTAGGCACATCCAATGGATATGATGTCAGCAGGTTTTTTATACCCAAAAGGGGACTATTAGGAGAACTGTATTTGTGGAATGGTAATTACACGCAAGCAGCGGAAATGTACCGTTACATTATGGAAACGGCGTCAAGAGATTTTTCTGCAGGAGGAGAATATTATAATAACCTAAGAATAGGATGGGGGGGGTCAGGTGATTTTGATATGCGGTATGATAAAGAAAACGATATCAGAACATTGGTAAATTCTCCCAGTGCAGGTTGGAAACATATATTCGGTATTGGGTCAGGAGAACGATATGAAAAACAAGTGTGGACTTGGGTGATACATTATGATAGTGATTTTGCTCCTGAATATCCTTTTGTCCGTCTTTTTTCAAATTCCGGTAGAGGAGAGTACCAATTAATGCCATCCAAATCCATTTTGGAAATGTGGAAAAGCGAGACGCAATGGAATGATTTTGAGTTTGATGCCAGAGGGATGTTGTCCACTGAAAACTGGGGAACGACAGATCCAGAGATAGGGAAATACACGGTACGGTATGATCCGGTTACGGAACCTTTGAAAGAAGGAGGTAAATGGTTCTTGGAGAGAGCGGCTTCTGTCCATTTGAAATTTGCCGAAGCAGCCAATCGTGATGATTTGGACAGTATTAGTAAACTGTCAAGGGCTTTAATAAACGAAGGCATTCCTGGTGCTTATCGTCCTGAGGACTTTTCAGGAGACGATGTTACCGAAATTATGAATACCCTGTTTTACCCTTATCCCTACGATTTTGATGGCAGACAGGGTAATTTCCCCTACTATCGCGGGCCTTGGTACCGTCATATTGGAATAAGAGGAAGAGCTTATTTACCTCCGAAACAATTACCGGAAGAAATCACATCAGAACAAGAAGAAAAAGAGTGGACAGAAGACCTTATCATCGATGAAATGGCCAAAGAACTGGCCTTTGAAGGTCATCGCTGGCCACAATTGTTGCGGATTGCGATGCGTAGAAACGATCCATCGGTTTTGGCCGACAGGGTCTATGATAAAATGTCCAAGTCCAATAACCCGGAAACGGTAGGCAGAGCAGCAGGTGTAAGGGCAAAATTAATGGCCGGTGACTGGTTTTTACCTTTTCATTGGGAGGAGTAG
- a CDS encoding fasciclin domain-containing protein — protein sequence MKTFKIIANWSSGALWAMLVICIGMAGCEFDPPSNINITDDTNISGYLRQNPDEFSSLSHILEISNTEGFLGTYGTYTFFAPDNEAVEGYLQENGLSMDGLTEEDAKDIVRYHLLTDTISTAGFTDGKLPIATEYGKYLITGAEYEDGETFIRVNRQANITESNVKLGNGILHEIDNVLSPPTKTMAQWLEENQQYSIFSQALKETGWYDILNQEEEGQWYTVLAESDETLAEAGYESYQALEDRYSNTGDPTNPSDSLNLFVSYHILPDIKYIADLVTATAHETEAPQEVVTIKLNGTEVLVNDDVFFGVHEPGSPIIREASDFSVTNGVVHSVEDHFGIKLRAPVPVYWDVADQAELRQMTTVFRVPGAPKYTFKLGELSKMSWEGNYVDNEVVYNPPALNEQYFVNGDFIDFGVASNRLTKLHITTPVLVKGRYKLWVCYRARGSYGTQAKVTLNDEDIPGSRLLDTREYFPAGLDDVDEAEARGWKKYTALTNSRNWVGRLIGTLDVQTTGEQTISFERVAGGTDGFWMDMLHFIPDDMEQQWPKFNIDGEMVYPED from the coding sequence ATGAAGACATTCAAAATCATAGCAAACTGGAGTAGCGGTGCCTTATGGGCGATGCTGGTGATCTGTATAGGAATGGCAGGATGTGAGTTTGATCCACCTTCCAATATCAATATCACCGATGATACCAATATCAGTGGTTACCTGAGGCAAAATCCAGATGAGTTTTCCAGCCTTTCCCACATATTGGAAATTTCCAATACCGAGGGCTTTTTAGGGACATATGGAACATATACGTTTTTCGCTCCTGACAATGAAGCCGTAGAGGGGTATTTACAGGAAAACGGACTTAGTATGGACGGGCTTACTGAAGAAGATGCAAAGGATATAGTCCGGTACCATTTATTGACGGATACCATTTCTACTGCTGGTTTTACGGACGGGAAATTGCCCATTGCCACCGAATATGGTAAATATCTTATTACCGGTGCGGAATATGAGGATGGGGAAACCTTTATCCGGGTAAACAGACAGGCGAATATTACCGAAAGCAATGTGAAATTGGGAAATGGGATTCTCCATGAAATCGATAATGTGCTTTCCCCTCCGACCAAGACCATGGCGCAGTGGCTGGAGGAAAACCAGCAATATTCCATTTTTTCACAAGCACTGAAAGAAACTGGCTGGTACGATATCCTCAACCAGGAGGAAGAAGGGCAGTGGTACACTGTTTTGGCTGAATCGGACGAAACGTTAGCTGAAGCCGGTTATGAGAGTTACCAGGCCTTGGAGGACCGTTATTCCAATACAGGGGATCCCACCAATCCTTCGGACAGTTTGAATTTATTCGTTTCCTACCATATCCTTCCGGATATCAAATATATAGCAGACCTCGTAACGGCGACTGCACATGAAACGGAAGCTCCCCAGGAAGTGGTAACCATAAAGTTGAATGGTACAGAAGTCCTGGTCAATGATGATGTGTTCTTTGGCGTGCACGAGCCAGGTTCTCCCATTATCCGGGAAGCCAGTGATTTTTCGGTGACCAATGGGGTAGTGCACAGCGTAGAAGATCATTTTGGTATTAAACTTAGAGCACCAGTGCCAGTTTATTGGGATGTAGCAGATCAAGCTGAATTGCGACAAATGACCACAGTTTTCAGGGTTCCAGGGGCTCCGAAATATACATTTAAATTGGGTGAACTGTCGAAAATGTCTTGGGAAGGGAATTATGTGGATAACGAAGTGGTATATAATCCACCTGCTCTTAATGAACAATATTTTGTAAATGGAGATTTTATTGATTTTGGAGTAGCCTCCAATCGACTTACTAAACTCCATATTACAACACCGGTTCTTGTAAAAGGAAGGTATAAACTATGGGTGTGTTATCGAGCAAGAGGGAGCTATGGAACCCAAGCAAAAGTTACCCTGAATGATGAAGATATTCCTGGATCAAGGCTTTTGGATACAAGAGAGTACTTTCCCGCCGGACTTGACGATGTTGATGAAGCGGAAGCTAGGGGCTGGAAGAAATATACTGCTTTGACCAATTCGAGGAATTGGGTAGGTAGATTGATTGGAACGCTTGACGTTCAAACAACGGGGGAACAAACCATATCTTTTGAAAGAGTGGCAGGTGGAACAGATGGTTTTTGGATGGATATGCTTCATTTTATTCCTGATGATATGGAGCAACAATGGCCAAAATTTAATATTGATGGAGAGATGGTCTATCCCGAGGATTGA
- a CDS encoding SusC/RagA family TonB-linked outer membrane protein yields the protein MKRKNIQKFCTAVLALQMGFAGSLWAQEVEEVKVQPNQQMEYLIEEVAGKVVSKRTGESLEGVAVSYKDLSSTFTNSAGEFKLMVPSSSVTVALRIGDRLIKEYPLNGRTTVDVELSDLELAGAGKQFVQMAYGERPSAQVTGAMSAVDLTESWKNKANMPETSIQGTAAGVNMIRRSGTPGMGADVFIRGLGSLNAKTQPLVVVDGMIYDMNEYDGSIIEGYTSNPLSFIDIKDIDKVTFIKDGGSIYGTKGANGVILITTTRAKDLTTKIDFYTYGGVNIKPKNLPVMEAGEFRPYFTQMLASSGLHANEVINYRYLNDDPDTLGYYNYHNNTDWQNQVMNTTYDQNYFVKVTGGDNIASYALSVGHLKSESVMKGDDFSRTNMRFNADFQITEKLTAGTNVSFSYAVNNLHKYGYGVENISPLNLGLIKAPFLAPNIYDEAGVLSPNLYDVDSMGISNPSAVVENMQGENRRYRFFGSYNARYEFNDHFSIQSLFGLTIDKNRESFFIPDLGTPEEEGTNALVRNQIGGQVSRVFSSYSDSRFDYTNTFGFAHNLNVGLGFRYNKNKLEEDSGYAFNSGTDDLITLGSGVVTLNESYANVGDWIWMSYYADVTYNFLEKYYLDVTMSVDGSSRFGKDAEGGIGLFGHRFGVFPSVKGAWLVSSEDFMRNSPLDLLKLRLSYSQTGNDGIGDYRYLQTYQGSNVIANQGLVRANLANTAIQWETNTKLNAGVDLATANSIFAFSVDIYQNTVSDMLTYQPLKTTIGLDYFLANGGEMVNTGVDLGLSARVLDQDVKLTLAAQVGTYKNEVKELPYDQRTTQVAGGEVITKVGESASMFYGYQTEGVYSTSEEASTAGLMTTLPDGTLEAFGAGDVKFVDQNNDNVIDENDRTIIGDPNPDFYGGFSAHAEYKRFTFDAAFSFSVGNDLYNYVRQQMESMSGYENQLTSVRNRWRTEGQQTNMPRLAYGDPMGNSRFSDRWVEDGSYLRLKTLSVNYAIPVDGKIVKKIDVYASGQNLLTITNYLGHDPEFSYTSSVFGQGVDMGLPPQFASVMLGLKIGL from the coding sequence ATGAAGCGAAAAAATATACAGAAATTTTGTACAGCGGTGCTGGCATTGCAAATGGGGTTTGCCGGTAGCTTATGGGCGCAGGAGGTAGAAGAGGTCAAGGTTCAGCCCAACCAGCAGATGGAATACCTGATCGAAGAGGTCGCGGGTAAAGTGGTGTCCAAAAGGACAGGAGAATCCTTGGAGGGAGTTGCTGTATCCTACAAAGACCTATCTTCGACTTTTACCAATTCGGCAGGCGAATTCAAATTGATGGTGCCTTCTTCTTCGGTGACCGTAGCCTTAAGAATTGGTGATAGACTTATCAAAGAATATCCCCTAAATGGAAGGACTACGGTTGACGTGGAATTAAGCGATCTGGAACTCGCCGGGGCGGGAAAGCAATTTGTCCAAATGGCATATGGGGAACGTCCTTCAGCTCAAGTAACTGGTGCCATGAGTGCTGTTGACCTGACCGAATCGTGGAAAAACAAGGCAAATATGCCTGAAACTTCCATTCAGGGCACTGCTGCCGGGGTCAACATGATCCGGAGATCAGGTACTCCGGGGATGGGGGCAGATGTATTCATCAGGGGGCTAGGATCCCTGAATGCCAAGACTCAGCCTTTGGTGGTTGTGGATGGAATGATCTATGACATGAATGAGTATGATGGCTCTATCATTGAAGGGTATACCTCAAACCCGCTTTCCTTTATTGACATCAAGGACATCGATAAGGTGACTTTCATTAAGGACGGGGGGAGTATTTATGGTACCAAGGGAGCAAATGGTGTGATACTGATCACCACAACCAGGGCAAAAGACCTGACCACCAAAATTGATTTTTATACCTATGGTGGAGTGAATATAAAACCAAAGAACCTTCCGGTAATGGAGGCGGGTGAATTCCGCCCCTATTTTACACAGATGTTAGCCAGTAGCGGTTTACACGCCAATGAAGTTATCAATTATCGGTACTTGAACGATGATCCTGATACCTTGGGCTACTATAATTACCACAATAATACTGACTGGCAGAATCAGGTGATGAACACCACTTATGATCAGAATTACTTTGTCAAAGTGACGGGGGGAGATAATATTGCCAGTTATGCGCTCTCTGTGGGACACCTGAAAAGCGAAAGTGTGATGAAGGGAGATGATTTTTCCCGTACCAATATGCGGTTCAATGCTGATTTTCAAATTACCGAAAAGCTGACGGCAGGTACAAATGTGTCTTTTTCCTATGCAGTGAACAATCTCCATAAATATGGATATGGTGTAGAAAATATCAGTCCATTGAACCTGGGGCTAATAAAGGCTCCTTTTCTGGCTCCCAATATTTATGATGAAGCAGGGGTGCTATCTCCCAATTTATATGATGTGGACAGCATGGGAATCAGTAATCCCAGTGCTGTGGTGGAGAACATGCAAGGTGAAAATAGACGTTACCGGTTTTTTGGCTCCTATAATGCTAGATATGAATTTAACGATCATTTCAGCATACAGTCGTTATTTGGCCTGACCATTGACAAGAACCGGGAATCTTTCTTCATACCGGATCTCGGGACCCCTGAGGAAGAGGGAACCAATGCCCTGGTGAGAAACCAGATAGGCGGGCAGGTGTCGCGTGTATTTAGCTCATATAGTGATTCCCGTTTTGATTACACGAATACGTTTGGGTTTGCCCATAACCTTAACGTGGGCCTTGGATTCCGGTATAATAAGAATAAGTTGGAAGAGGACAGTGGTTACGCTTTTAACTCTGGCACGGATGACCTGATCACCTTAGGTTCTGGTGTGGTTACCCTGAATGAGTCCTATGCCAATGTCGGAGACTGGATTTGGATGAGCTATTATGCTGATGTCACCTACAATTTTCTCGAAAAGTATTATCTGGATGTGACCATGTCCGTGGATGGATCTTCGCGGTTTGGAAAAGATGCTGAAGGCGGAATAGGCCTGTTTGGCCATCGGTTTGGTGTTTTTCCATCCGTAAAAGGAGCTTGGTTGGTTTCTTCCGAAGACTTTATGCGTAACAGTCCTTTGGATTTGCTGAAATTAAGGTTGAGCTATAGCCAAACTGGTAATGATGGTATTGGAGACTATAGGTATTTACAGACTTACCAAGGAAGTAATGTCATTGCGAACCAAGGACTAGTAAGGGCCAATCTTGCCAACACGGCCATACAGTGGGAAACGAACACAAAATTGAATGCAGGTGTGGATCTGGCCACGGCAAATAGCATTTTTGCATTTAGTGTGGATATTTACCAAAACACGGTCAGTGATATGCTGACCTATCAACCATTGAAGACCACGATCGGGCTGGACTATTTCTTGGCCAATGGTGGTGAAATGGTCAATACCGGTGTGGACTTGGGGCTCTCTGCCAGAGTCCTTGACCAGGATGTAAAACTGACCTTGGCCGCACAAGTGGGCACCTATAAAAATGAAGTAAAGGAATTGCCATACGATCAGCGCACCACCCAAGTGGCAGGAGGTGAAGTGATCACCAAGGTGGGCGAGTCAGCTTCCATGTTTTACGGCTATCAGACCGAGGGCGTGTACAGCACTTCGGAAGAAGCCAGTACAGCAGGACTTATGACGACTTTGCCGGACGGTACATTGGAAGCATTTGGCGCAGGTGATGTGAAGTTTGTGGATCAAAACAATGATAATGTCATCGACGAAAATGACAGGACGATCATTGGTGATCCAAATCCAGATTTTTATGGTGGTTTTTCGGCCCATGCAGAATATAAGCGGTTTACCTTTGATGCAGCCTTTTCCTTTAGCGTTGGAAACGATCTCTATAACTATGTAAGACAGCAAATGGAAAGCATGTCTGGTTATGAAAATCAACTGACAAGTGTCAGAAACAGGTGGCGGACTGAAGGCCAGCAAACCAATATGCCCCGCTTGGCCTATGGTGATCCCATGGGCAACAGCCGCTTTTCCGATCGCTGGGTCGAAGATGGTTCTTATCTCCGACTGAAGACCCTCAGTGTGAATTATGCAATACCCGTCGATGGCAAGATCGTGAAGAAGATTGATGTGTATGCTTCGGGCCAAAACCTCTTGACCATTACCAATTATCTGGGCCATGACCCGGAGTTTAGCTATACCAGTAGCGTGTTTGGACAAGGGGTAGACATGGGGCTTCCCCCACAGTTTGCAAGTGTAATGTTGGGGCTTAAAATTGGGCTGTAA